In Hamadaea flava, a genomic segment contains:
- a CDS encoding sensor histidine kinase — translation MRVWMHAGFYLLLASSAARYVARHGWNAPVLGLAALLAVAYAVAMVWRPVWRPRRVGLLVVAAVWLAIVLVAPSFALCAVPLVFVALDDYSPRTAVTIIAVLTAVVVLSFVRLNGWHPDVGLIAGPAGVAIITTAAYLQLARTSQALAESRRRAGALEERARLARDLHDTVAQGMSSVNLLLQAADRAWPADAAQANLRQAMTVNRETLGDIRTVVMDLNSLQGRSLEQAIADVCAGVRGPGVRFAVDGDRYALPESTAMTLLRIAQGALANVVEHAHAQTAAVTLSYLPNEVRLDVVDDGVGFNSAHSGARPPAGPGRGFGLEAIARRAELAGGRVTIESEPGRGTAIAVAIPAEGASS, via the coding sequence ATGCGCGTCTGGATGCATGCCGGCTTCTACCTGTTGCTCGCCTCGTCGGCGGCCAGGTACGTGGCTCGGCATGGCTGGAACGCGCCGGTGCTCGGGCTCGCCGCGTTGCTGGCGGTCGCGTACGCCGTCGCTATGGTGTGGCGGCCGGTCTGGCGGCCCCGGCGAGTAGGTCTGCTCGTGGTGGCCGCCGTCTGGCTGGCGATCGTCCTGGTCGCGCCCAGCTTCGCGTTGTGTGCCGTGCCACTCGTCTTCGTCGCGTTGGACGACTACTCGCCCCGGACCGCGGTGACGATCATCGCCGTGCTCACCGCCGTGGTGGTGCTCTCGTTCGTCCGGCTCAACGGCTGGCATCCCGACGTCGGGCTCATCGCCGGCCCGGCCGGGGTCGCGATCATCACCACGGCCGCGTACCTCCAGTTGGCCCGGACCAGTCAAGCGCTGGCCGAGAGCCGACGCCGGGCGGGCGCGCTGGAAGAGCGCGCCCGGCTGGCCCGTGACCTGCACGACACCGTGGCTCAGGGGATGTCCAGCGTGAATCTGCTGCTCCAGGCGGCCGACCGGGCCTGGCCCGCGGACGCCGCGCAGGCGAACCTGCGGCAGGCGATGACCGTGAACCGGGAGACCCTCGGCGACATCCGGACGGTCGTGATGGATCTCAACTCGCTCCAGGGCCGTTCCCTGGAACAGGCGATCGCCGACGTCTGCGCCGGCGTTCGCGGCCCCGGGGTCCGGTTCGCCGTCGACGGCGACCGGTACGCGCTGCCGGAGTCCACCGCCATGACCTTGCTGCGGATCGCCCAAGGCGCCCTGGCCAACGTCGTCGAGCACGCCCACGCGCAGACAGCCGCGGTCACCTTGAGCTACCTGCCCAACGAGGTGCGGCTCGACGTCGTGGACGACGGGGTCGGCTTCAACAGCGCTCATTCCGGTGCCAGGCCGCCGGCCGGTCCGGGCCGAGGGTTCGGGCTCGAGGCGATCGCGCGCCGGGCCGAGCTGGCCGGCGGCCGGGTGACCATCGAGTCCGAGCCGGGCCGGGGCACGGCGATCGCGGTGGCGATCCCGGCGGAGGGAGCCTCCTCATGA